A genome region from Manis javanica isolate MJ-LG chromosome 3, MJ_LKY, whole genome shotgun sequence includes the following:
- the LAMP3 gene encoding lysosome-associated membrane glycoprotein 3 isoform X2, giving the protein MPRQFSSVVLLFVSLAVILHYGSQIRAKVFPETVASPPTTAAVQATAKPSFLSPADQVPPRTSAARSLDECVPSQTAATASTSETPTTHTTIKPLATTSLATTNSTPPASPGIHALGTSMTTLNSAHAATGGPHTAPASLPTALTPLACTTGTSPPTASHTSGRATQPSNQTTLPATLSTPSHNSTSSRKPVPPTHTPGHTAATRSTSQTASPAPSAPGPTLAPQPSSVKTGTYEVLNGSRLCIKSEMGIELAVQETESVFSPQRYFNLDPNGTHASGNCGFRRSNLLLNFQGGFVNLTFTKEEDSYYVSEVGAYLTVSNPEKIYQGMKSAVVMFETMVGHSFKCVSEQSMQLSTHLQLKTMNVRLQAFDFEDDHFGNESRTTGLQKKGPHPTSQVQMCPAPACNYLLI; this is encoded by the exons TGATTTTGCACTATGGCAGTCAAATAAGAGCAAAGGTGTTTCCAGAAACCGTGGCCTCTCCGCCTACGACAGCAGCAGTACAGGCCACAGCAAAGCCTTCTTTCCTGTCACCAGCCGACCAAGTGCCTCCCAGAACCTCAGCAGCAAGGTCACTGGATGAATGTGTCCCTTCTCAGACAGCTGCCACAGCCTCCACCTCGGAGaccccaaccacacacacaacaataaAACCTCTAGCAACAACTTCCCTGGCGACTACAAACAGCACCCCACCTGCCAGCCCAGGAATCCACGCCCTAGGAACAAGCATGACCACACTGAACAGTGCACATGCAGCTACTGGAGGCCCCCACACAGCTCCTGCTTCGCTGCCAACTGCCCTCACTCCTCTGGCCTGTACAACTGGAACCAGCCCGCCAACTGCCAGCCACACATCTGGGAGGGCCACACAACCCAGTAACCAGACCACCCTCCCAGCAACACTGTCAACCCCATCACACAACAGCACAAGCAGTCGGAAGCCAGTTCcgcccacccacaccccaggaCACACTGCAGCCACGCGCAGCACCTCTCAAACGGCCTCGCCTGCCCCCTCAGCTCCCGGGCCCACCCTTGCCCCTCAGCCATCGTCAGTCAAGACTGGAACTTACGAAGTTCTAAATGGAAGCAGGCTCTGTATCAAATCAGAGATGGGGATAGAGCTCGCCGTTCAAGAAACGGAGTCG GTTTTTTCACCTCAGAGATATTTCAACCTTGACCCCAATGGAACCCACGCTTCTGGGAACTGTGGCTTCCGAAGATCCAACCTTCTCTTGAATTTCCAGGGCGGATTTGTGAATCTCACATTCACCAAG GAGGAAGATTCATACTATGTCAGTGAAGTGGGAGCCTATTTGACTGTTTCAAACCCAG AGAAAATTTACCAGGGAATGAAAAGTGCAGTGGTGATGTTTGAGACTATGGTTGGGCATTCCTTCAAATGCGTGAGTGAGCAGAGCATGCAACTGTCAACCCACCTTCAGCTGAAAACAATGAATGTCCGACTTCAAGCCTTTGATTTTGAAGATGACCACTTTGGAAATG AGTCTCGCACCACcgggctgcagaagaaggggccccacccaacctctcaagTCCAGATGTGCCCTGCTCCtgcttgtaattacctattgatatga
- the LAMP3 gene encoding lysosome-associated membrane glycoprotein 3 isoform X1, whose amino-acid sequence MPRQFSSVVLLFVSLAVILHYGSQIRAKVFPETVASPPTTAAVQATAKPSFLSPADQVPPRTSAARSLDECVPSQTAATASTSETPTTHTTIKPLATTSLATTNSTPPASPGIHALGTSMTTLNSAHAATGGPHTAPASLPTALTPLACTTGTSPPTASHTSGRATQPSNQTTLPATLSTPSHNSTSSRKPVPPTHTPGHTAATRSTSQTASPAPSAPGPTLAPQPSSVKTGTYEVLNGSRLCIKSEMGIELAVQETESVFSPQRYFNLDPNGTHASGNCGFRRSNLLLNFQGGFVNLTFTKEEDSYYVSEVGAYLTVSNPEKIYQGMKSAVVMFETMVGHSFKCVSEQSMQLSTHLQLKTMNVRLQAFDFEDDHFGNVDECSSDYTIVLPVIGAIVLGLCAVGLIVYGIRLKRESSGYQRI is encoded by the exons TGATTTTGCACTATGGCAGTCAAATAAGAGCAAAGGTGTTTCCAGAAACCGTGGCCTCTCCGCCTACGACAGCAGCAGTACAGGCCACAGCAAAGCCTTCTTTCCTGTCACCAGCCGACCAAGTGCCTCCCAGAACCTCAGCAGCAAGGTCACTGGATGAATGTGTCCCTTCTCAGACAGCTGCCACAGCCTCCACCTCGGAGaccccaaccacacacacaacaataaAACCTCTAGCAACAACTTCCCTGGCGACTACAAACAGCACCCCACCTGCCAGCCCAGGAATCCACGCCCTAGGAACAAGCATGACCACACTGAACAGTGCACATGCAGCTACTGGAGGCCCCCACACAGCTCCTGCTTCGCTGCCAACTGCCCTCACTCCTCTGGCCTGTACAACTGGAACCAGCCCGCCAACTGCCAGCCACACATCTGGGAGGGCCACACAACCCAGTAACCAGACCACCCTCCCAGCAACACTGTCAACCCCATCACACAACAGCACAAGCAGTCGGAAGCCAGTTCcgcccacccacaccccaggaCACACTGCAGCCACGCGCAGCACCTCTCAAACGGCCTCGCCTGCCCCCTCAGCTCCCGGGCCCACCCTTGCCCCTCAGCCATCGTCAGTCAAGACTGGAACTTACGAAGTTCTAAATGGAAGCAGGCTCTGTATCAAATCAGAGATGGGGATAGAGCTCGCCGTTCAAGAAACGGAGTCG GTTTTTTCACCTCAGAGATATTTCAACCTTGACCCCAATGGAACCCACGCTTCTGGGAACTGTGGCTTCCGAAGATCCAACCTTCTCTTGAATTTCCAGGGCGGATTTGTGAATCTCACATTCACCAAG GAGGAAGATTCATACTATGTCAGTGAAGTGGGAGCCTATTTGACTGTTTCAAACCCAG AGAAAATTTACCAGGGAATGAAAAGTGCAGTGGTGATGTTTGAGACTATGGTTGGGCATTCCTTCAAATGCGTGAGTGAGCAGAGCATGCAACTGTCAACCCACCTTCAGCTGAAAACAATGAATGTCCGACTTCAAGCCTTTGATTTTGAAGATGACCACTTTGGAAATG tgGATGAGTGTTCGTCCGACTACACAATTGTGCTTCCTGTGATTGGGGCCATCGTGCTGGGTCTCTGTGCTGTGGGGTTGATTGTCTATGGAATCCGCCTAAAGCGCGAATCATCTGGATACCAGAGAATCTAA
- the LAMP3 gene encoding lysosome-associated membrane glycoprotein 3 isoform X3, with amino-acid sequence MPRQFSSVVLLFVSLAVILHYGSQIRAKVFPETVASPPTTAAVQATAKPSFLSPADQVPPRTSAARSLDECVPSQTAATASTSETPTTHTTIKPLATTSLATTNSTPPASPGIHALGTSMTTLNSAHAATGGPHTAPASLPTALTPLACTTGTSPPTASHTSGRATQPSNQTTLPATLSTPSHNSTSSRKPVPPTHTPGHTAATRSTSQTASPAPSAPGPTLAPQPSSVKTGTYEVLNGSRLCIKSEMGIELAVQETESVFSPQRYFNLDPNGTHASGNCGFRRSNLLLNFQGGFVNLTFTKEEDSYYVSEVGAYLTVSNPEKIYQGMKSAVVMFETMVGHSFKCVSEQSMQLSTHLQLKTMNVRLQAFDFEDDHFGNGLS; translated from the exons TGATTTTGCACTATGGCAGTCAAATAAGAGCAAAGGTGTTTCCAGAAACCGTGGCCTCTCCGCCTACGACAGCAGCAGTACAGGCCACAGCAAAGCCTTCTTTCCTGTCACCAGCCGACCAAGTGCCTCCCAGAACCTCAGCAGCAAGGTCACTGGATGAATGTGTCCCTTCTCAGACAGCTGCCACAGCCTCCACCTCGGAGaccccaaccacacacacaacaataaAACCTCTAGCAACAACTTCCCTGGCGACTACAAACAGCACCCCACCTGCCAGCCCAGGAATCCACGCCCTAGGAACAAGCATGACCACACTGAACAGTGCACATGCAGCTACTGGAGGCCCCCACACAGCTCCTGCTTCGCTGCCAACTGCCCTCACTCCTCTGGCCTGTACAACTGGAACCAGCCCGCCAACTGCCAGCCACACATCTGGGAGGGCCACACAACCCAGTAACCAGACCACCCTCCCAGCAACACTGTCAACCCCATCACACAACAGCACAAGCAGTCGGAAGCCAGTTCcgcccacccacaccccaggaCACACTGCAGCCACGCGCAGCACCTCTCAAACGGCCTCGCCTGCCCCCTCAGCTCCCGGGCCCACCCTTGCCCCTCAGCCATCGTCAGTCAAGACTGGAACTTACGAAGTTCTAAATGGAAGCAGGCTCTGTATCAAATCAGAGATGGGGATAGAGCTCGCCGTTCAAGAAACGGAGTCG GTTTTTTCACCTCAGAGATATTTCAACCTTGACCCCAATGGAACCCACGCTTCTGGGAACTGTGGCTTCCGAAGATCCAACCTTCTCTTGAATTTCCAGGGCGGATTTGTGAATCTCACATTCACCAAG GAGGAAGATTCATACTATGTCAGTGAAGTGGGAGCCTATTTGACTGTTTCAAACCCAG AGAAAATTTACCAGGGAATGAAAAGTGCAGTGGTGATGTTTGAGACTATGGTTGGGCATTCCTTCAAATGCGTGAGTGAGCAGAGCATGCAACTGTCAACCCACCTTCAGCTGAAAACAATGAATGTCCGACTTCAAGCCTTTGATTTTGAAGATGACCACTTTGGAAATG GTTTATCCTAG